The window GGAGGGCTCCGCCTCGGCGCCGGTCCGGTCCGATACGGGCTCGGGCGTCACGGGCCCGGGCCGGTCCGCCACCTGCTCGGGCGTCACGGGCTCGGGCGTCACTGCCTCGGGCCGGTCCGCCACGGGCTCGGGCGTCACGGACTCAGGCCGGTCCGCCACCTGCTCGGGCGTCACCGACTCGGGCCGGTCCGCCACGGGCTCGGGTGCCGGTGCCTGCACGCGCAGACCCGTCAGTGCCTCGCTCATGCGCCCGCCCGGAATCCGGCCGGCACGGCGGCGGCCGCGAGGCCCTCGAACCGCCGGTCGAACAGCGTCTTGACGTCGAGCTTCGGCACGAAGCCGCCTTCGGCCATCAGGTCCGCGGTCTCCTGCTCCCACGCGATGGCGTTGTCCCAGTTCGCCGGGAACCGGGGCTTCGCGAGGGAATCGACGATGCGCCGGCCGTCGGCCGCGCTGACGCCCTGGTCCTTGACGTAGTACGCGTCGATCCACTGGTCGGAGTTGTCCCACGCCCAGGCCACGCCCTGCGCCCAGAGCGTGACGTAGCTGCGCACGGCGGCCGCCTTCGCCGGGTCGTTCAGGACCTCCAGGGGCGCCCACAGGACGGTGAGCAGGTCGACCACGTCGGTCGGCACGCCGCGGGCTCCGTCCTTGCCGTACTGGGTCAGGTACTTGGTCAGCGTCGGTTCGCCGAGGGGCGCGACGTCGACCTGCTTCGACTGGAGCGCGGTGAGGAACTGCGTGCTCGGCAGCGCCACCAGCTGGACATCGGAGTTGGCGAGTCCGGCCTTCTTCAGGGCCCGCAGGACGACCACGCCCTGGGCCTGCCCCTGGGAGAAGGCGATCTTCTTGCCCTTGAAGTCCTCGGCGGTCCTGATGGACGAGGCGGGCGCCGTGGCGAACGTGTAGGTGGGGTGGTGGCGTTCCTGCACGGCGACGATCCGGGCCTTCACACCGATGGCTTCGGCCTGGATCGGCGGAATTCCCGCATTGCTCGCGACGTCGATCGAGCGTGCCCGGAATCCCTGGATGATGTCGGGTCCCGCGTTGAGGTTGATCCACGAGGAGACCTTGAAGGGAAGGTTCTTGTCGAGTCCGGATGCGGCCAGTTGGATCTGCGAGGTCCGCACCGCCACGGCCAGCGACGTTCCCGCGGGCGGCGGCCCGGTGGGCAGCTCGCCCGCGGGTTCGGAATGGGCCGCGTTCGTGGTCTGGGGGGCGCATCCTGCGGCGGCCAGAAGAGTGCCGCCGGCGAGGGCGAGGAATCCTCTGCGCCCCAATCGGGGAGAGGGTGAGGGGTGGGCATGGAAGTTCCTGTTCTCATGACGGGGATGAGCCGGTCGCCGGTGTTCACAGGGAGTGGTAAGCGCCGTTGTGGAAGAGCAGGGGCCGGCCGTCCTCCGCCTGCCAGGCCTCGGTGACGCGGGCCACGACGATGTGCGCGTCTCCCGCGGGGACGAGCTGTTCGACGGCGAGGCGCAGCCAGCCGGTGACCCCGTCGAGCACCGGCTCGCCCTGCGGCAGCCGGTGCCATCGGGTCGGCGCGGCGAACCGGTCGATGCCGCTGGTCGCGAAACGCCTGGCCAGGTCCTCCTGCGCGGAGTCGAGGAAGTTGACCACGACCGACCCGGCCCGCTCCAGGTGCGGCCACGAGGAGGAGCTCTTCGCGATACCGAAGGAGACGAGGGGCGGTTCGAGCGACACCGACGTCAGCGAGGTGGCGGTGAAGCCGACCGGACCCGCCCCGGAGTCGGCCGTGACGACCACGACCCCGCCCGGATAGGCCCGGAAGATCTGCTTGAAGCGGGCCGGCTCGACCAGGCTCGGTGCCGGATTCGAATACAAGGAAATGCTCAATGTTCCCCCAGGGTGAAGGGTGCCGTGCGCTGCCTTTGCGCGGTGTCCGCCGGAATCGGGGTACGGAAATGGGCAGCAGGAAGCGGATCACGGCGGAATGGGCGCGGCAGAGCGCGGACCGGCACGGTGCCGGTCGAGCTCAGAAATGCCGGGGAAAGGCGTACGCGAAAGGAAGGGCGCAGCGCGTCATGACGGCAGTGGAAGCGCCGCCGGCTCTCGTGTCAACAACAGGAGCGGTGCGCGTACCGTCGATTCCTCTGCGGGCTGTTCATGAATCCATCCTCCCTTTCGGGAGACGACCCGGTCAACAATGCAACTTTCTGAATTAAGTCGGTTTCCGGCTGCCGCCCGGAGGCGGGGCGGGCAGGCAGCCGGCGACCGGGTCATGAGACGGCGGGCAGCGCCGGCCACGGACCGAGCGGGTCGTCGTGCAGGGCGCCCAACGCGACGGCCGCGCCCGCGGTGGCGAGCACCGAACCCGTGAAACTGCTCGGCACGACGGACCGGCCGGCGTCGTCGCACACCAGGGACCGCGCCTCCACCTCTGCCCGCAACTCGTCGATGCACGCGGGCAGTCGGCCCGTTCCCGGTTCGACCACGACCAACACCTCGGGATCGAACATGTCCAGCAGCACCGCCGCCGCCCTGCCCATGAGCCTGGCCCGCTGCCGGAACAGCACCTCCGCCACGGGATCACCCGCGACGGCCAGGTCCAGCAGTTCGGCGAACCTCGTCACGGGCAGGCCCCGCTCGGTGGCGCGGCGCACCATGGCCGGCTCCGAGACCTCGGACTGGAGGCAGCCTGCCGTACCGCAGGTGCAGAACGCGCCGGCGGAGGTGGTGCCCACCGGCAGGTGCGCCACGTTGCCCGCGCCGAAGCGCGGCCCCTGGTGCACGGCGCCCGCGGTGACGAACGCCGCGTCGACGACGTTGCCGACGAACAGCACGACGGCACTGCCGCGGGTGGCCGCGTCGCCGAAGAGCTGCTCGGCGCGCGCGAGGGCCCTCGAATGGCTGTCGAGGTGGACGGGCACACCGGTCGCCCTGGCGAGCGCGTCCCGTACGGGGACGTCCCGCCAGCCCAGTTGGGGATGGTGCACCACGGCTCCGGCCTCGGGATCGACCCAGTGCCCGGTGGCAACTCCCAGGGCGAGGGCGGTCCGCCCCGCCCCGTGCGCGGCCAGCAGCCGCGGCAGTCCCGCGGCCACCCGGGCGAGCACCCGCCCGGGTTCGGTGCCCTCGTGCGGCCGGCGCTCCTCCACGACGATCCGCCCGGTCAGGTCCATCAGGGAAAGCGTCGTATG of the Streptomyces sp. NBC_01294 genome contains:
- a CDS encoding ABC transporter substrate-binding protein — its product is MGRRGFLALAGGTLLAAAGCAPQTTNAAHSEPAGELPTGPPPAGTSLAVAVRTSQIQLAASGLDKNLPFKVSSWINLNAGPDIIQGFRARSIDVASNAGIPPIQAEAIGVKARIVAVQERHHPTYTFATAPASSIRTAEDFKGKKIAFSQGQAQGVVVLRALKKAGLANSDVQLVALPSTQFLTALQSKQVDVAPLGEPTLTKYLTQYGKDGARGVPTDVVDLLTVLWAPLEVLNDPAKAAAVRSYVTLWAQGVAWAWDNSDQWIDAYYVKDQGVSAADGRRIVDSLAKPRFPANWDNAIAWEQETADLMAEGGFVPKLDVKTLFDRRFEGLAAAAVPAGFRAGA
- a CDS encoding flavin reductase family protein, whose protein sequence is MYSNPAPSLVEPARFKQIFRAYPGGVVVVTADSGAGPVGFTATSLTSVSLEPPLVSFGIAKSSSSWPHLERAGSVVVNFLDSAQEDLARRFATSGIDRFAAPTRWHRLPQGEPVLDGVTGWLRLAVEQLVPAGDAHIVVARVTEAWQAEDGRPLLFHNGAYHSL
- a CDS encoding ROK family transcriptional regulator; its protein translation is MDRSKTSAERLAPLRRSDIPSAGANPLRRTSGTGAVLGAVLDHGPVARSTIARLTGLSPASVSGHCAALLDRGLVREGPETAGPRGLGRPYIRVEIDTSRFLVAGAHIAVLHTTLSLMDLTGRIVVEERRPHEGTEPGRVLARVAAGLPRLLAAHGAGRTALALGVATGHWVDPEAGAVVHHPQLGWRDVPVRDALARATGVPVHLDSHSRALARAEQLFGDAATRGSAVVLFVGNVVDAAFVTAGAVHQGPRFGAGNVAHLPVGTTSAGAFCTCGTAGCLQSEVSEPAMVRRATERGLPVTRFAELLDLAVAGDPVAEVLFRQRARLMGRAAAVLLDMFDPEVLVVVEPGTGRLPACIDELRAEVEARSLVCDDAGRSVVPSSFTGSVLATAGAAVALGALHDDPLGPWPALPAVS